A DNA window from Methylocystis heyeri contains the following coding sequences:
- a CDS encoding NADH-quinone oxidoreductase subunit B family protein: MRKFLFQGLLRNPLTEAAPSPDQDALAELGASLARASRRRLGRSLSIREVDAGSCNGCELEIHALGNAIYDIERFGLRFVASPRHADVLLVTGPVTKNMREALERTYNATPDPKWVVAVGDCALNGGVFAGSYACVGAVAEVIPVDLHIKGCPPDPMALLKGLIALVEA; encoded by the coding sequence ATGCGCAAATTTCTCTTTCAAGGGTTGCTGCGAAACCCGCTGACGGAGGCCGCGCCTTCGCCGGATCAAGATGCGCTCGCCGAACTCGGCGCCTCACTGGCGCGAGCCTCGCGCCGCAGGCTTGGGCGAAGCCTTTCGATCCGCGAGGTCGACGCCGGCTCCTGCAACGGCTGCGAGCTCGAGATTCACGCGCTCGGCAACGCAATCTACGACATCGAGAGATTCGGGCTTCGTTTCGTCGCGTCGCCGCGGCACGCCGACGTGCTGCTCGTCACAGGGCCGGTGACGAAGAATATGCGCGAGGCGCTGGAGCGAACCTATAACGCCACGCCAGATCCCAAATGGGTCGTCGCCGTCGGCGATTGCGCCCTCAATGGCGGCGTTTTCGCGGGAAGCTACGCCTGCGTCGGCGCGGTTGCAGAGGTGATCCCGGTCGATCTTCACATAAAGGGCTGCCCGCCGGACCCCATGGCGCTGCTGAAAGGCCTCATCGCGCTTGTAGAAGCTTAA
- the amoC gene encoding bacterial ammonia monooxygenase, subunit AmoC translates to MSISTQTAAIGAADDAKPIVDLKGMWIGLAVLNCFYMIVRIYEQIFGWRAGLDSFAPEFQTYWLSILWTEIPLELVCGLGLAGYLWKTRIRDMSVVTPRQEMRAIVDNAKWLVAYAAAIYWGASFFTEQDGTWHMTVIRDTDFTPSHIIEFYMSYPIYSILAVGAFFHAKTRIPYFSKGYSLAYLIVSVGPFMIIPNVGLNEWGHTFWFMEELFVAPLHWGFVFFGWMALGVFGVVLQLLLNVRRLLGQEGVALLLAE, encoded by the coding sequence ATGAGCATATCGACACAAACCGCCGCCATCGGCGCGGCGGACGACGCAAAGCCGATCGTCGATCTGAAGGGCATGTGGATCGGCCTCGCCGTTCTCAACTGCTTCTATATGATCGTTCGCATCTATGAGCAGATCTTCGGCTGGCGCGCCGGGCTCGATTCCTTCGCGCCCGAATTCCAGACCTACTGGCTCTCGATTCTATGGACCGAGATTCCGCTGGAGCTGGTGTGCGGACTGGGGCTCGCCGGCTATCTCTGGAAGACGCGCATTCGCGACATGTCGGTGGTGACGCCGCGCCAGGAAATGCGCGCCATCGTCGACAACGCCAAATGGCTGGTCGCCTATGCGGCCGCGATCTATTGGGGCGCGTCATTCTTTACGGAGCAGGACGGCACCTGGCACATGACAGTGATACGCGACACCGATTTCACGCCGTCGCACATCATCGAGTTCTACATGAGCTATCCGATCTATTCGATCCTGGCCGTCGGCGCCTTCTTCCACGCCAAGACGCGAATTCCCTATTTCTCCAAGGGCTATTCGCTGGCCTATCTGATCGTCTCGGTGGGTCCCTTCATGATCATCCCCAATGTCGGCCTCAATGAATGGGGTCATACCTTCTGGTTCATGGAGGAGCTGTTCGTCGCGCCGCTGCATTGGGGCTTCGTGTTCTTCGGATGGATGGCGCTGGGCGTGTTCGGCGTCGTTCTGCAGCTGCTGTTGAACGTGAGGCGCCTGCTCGGCCAGGAAGGCGTCGCTCTGCTTCTGGCGGAGTGA
- a CDS encoding NADH-quinone oxidoreductase subunit C translates to MMSLRETMLRGREARACRPWPRHVVDHSVWLRAARELGKGRGDMLGLWSDGAEVHMAILDHETSQIGLLSIDCPEGRFPSVAHLHPPAMRLERAIGDIYGLAAQGLPDRRRWLDHGRWGLRHPGRSSENSEPSGDAYAFLPAEGAPLHQIPVGPVHAGIIEPGHFRFSANGETVVRLEERLGYVHKGIERLMAGATLERAARLAGRVSGDSTVAYALAFARAVEAALEMEVPRRAVWLRALMAELERLANHFGDIGAICNDASFSLMHAHCGVMREHILRAAQVCFGHRLMMDRIVPGGVAADLSEEGVEALRAFLKTAERLVPNFVRLYGDTTSLQDRTVGAGFVRPELARQYACGGFVGRASGRAFDARRLPGYAPYDELNFKFGASTTGDVDGRIWVRFDEIRASLPLIEQILDRLPSGEIRAEASSCGETREGAALVEGFRGDIFVWAKLGASGVVERCHLRDPSWFQWPLLEAAIEGNIVADFPLCNKSFNCSYSGHDL, encoded by the coding sequence ATGATGTCGTTGCGCGAGACGATGTTGAGAGGGCGGGAGGCGCGGGCCTGCCGGCCCTGGCCGCGCCATGTCGTCGATCACAGCGTCTGGCTGCGCGCCGCCCGCGAGCTCGGCAAAGGGCGGGGCGACATGCTGGGCCTCTGGAGCGACGGCGCCGAGGTTCATATGGCCATATTGGACCATGAAACCTCGCAGATCGGTCTGCTCAGCATCGATTGTCCCGAGGGACGGTTCCCCTCGGTCGCGCATCTGCATCCGCCCGCCATGAGGCTCGAGCGCGCCATAGGGGACATTTACGGCCTCGCCGCCCAGGGACTGCCCGATCGGCGCCGCTGGCTCGATCATGGCCGCTGGGGCCTGCGTCATCCAGGACGCAGCTCAGAAAATTCCGAACCTTCCGGCGACGCTTACGCCTTTTTGCCGGCGGAAGGAGCGCCGCTGCACCAGATTCCCGTAGGCCCGGTCCATGCCGGCATCATCGAGCCGGGACATTTTCGCTTTTCCGCCAACGGCGAGACCGTCGTCCGGCTGGAAGAACGCCTGGGCTATGTCCACAAGGGGATCGAGCGATTGATGGCGGGGGCTACGCTGGAGCGAGCGGCGCGCCTCGCGGGGCGCGTTTCCGGCGACAGCACGGTGGCTTATGCGCTCGCCTTCGCCCGGGCTGTCGAGGCGGCGCTCGAAATGGAAGTTCCGCGGCGCGCCGTGTGGCTGCGCGCGCTGATGGCGGAGCTCGAACGCCTCGCCAATCATTTCGGCGACATCGGCGCGATCTGCAACGACGCTTCCTTTTCTCTGATGCACGCGCATTGCGGGGTCATGCGCGAGCATATACTGCGCGCGGCGCAGGTCTGTTTCGGCCATCGTCTGATGATGGACCGTATCGTTCCGGGTGGCGTCGCCGCAGATCTGTCCGAGGAAGGCGTCGAGGCCCTGCGCGCTTTCCTGAAGACCGCCGAAAGGCTGGTTCCCAATTTCGTGCGGCTTTACGGCGACACCACCTCACTGCAGGATCGCACGGTCGGCGCGGGATTCGTGCGGCCCGAACTCGCGCGTCAATACGCCTGCGGCGGCTTTGTCGGCCGCGCCTCGGGCCGCGCCTTCGACGCAAGGCGCCTTCCCGGCTATGCGCCCTATGACGAGCTGAACTTCAAATTCGGAGCTTCGACCACGGGAGACGTCGACGGGCGCATCTGGGTGCGTTTTGATGAAATCCGCGCGTCGCTGCCGCTCATCGAACAGATCCTCGATCGCCTGCCGTCGGGGGAGATCCGCGCCGAGGCGTCGTCCTGCGGCGAAACCCGCGAAGGCGCCGCGCTCGTCGAGGGATTCCGCGGCGATATTTTCGTATGGGCGAAACTCGGCGCTTCAGGCGTCGTCGAGCGATGCCATCTGCGCGATCCGTCGTGGTTCCAGTGGCCGCTTCTGGAAGCTGCGATCGAAGGAAACATCGTCGCCGATTTCCCGCTCTGCAACAAATCCTTCAACTGCTCATATTCGGGGCACGATCTCTAG